One Kitasatospora sp. NBC_01287 DNA window includes the following coding sequences:
- a CDS encoding DUF6093 family protein, giving the protein MTTPPPTPGTGTPESGGVAGIVERILLSDETLRISEPGPQILDPNTGQYVPGPAVVTYEGPGLHRASGGPGLVLRLEGQPYKDDGDGRYLMYTPLSAPVAKEGDEVTVVKSKDGAAVGRTFKVLDPGETGALSVVRTTWMRIDKVGGAA; this is encoded by the coding sequence ATGACCACCCCACCCCCCACTCCTGGCACCGGCACGCCCGAATCCGGCGGCGTCGCCGGCATCGTCGAGCGGATCCTTCTCTCCGACGAGACCCTGCGGATCAGCGAACCCGGCCCGCAGATCCTCGACCCGAACACCGGCCAGTACGTTCCCGGGCCCGCCGTGGTGACCTACGAGGGGCCCGGCCTGCACCGCGCATCCGGCGGCCCAGGGCTCGTGCTGCGCCTGGAAGGCCAGCCCTACAAGGACGACGGCGACGGCCGCTACCTGATGTACACGCCGCTGTCCGCGCCAGTCGCGAAGGAAGGCGATGAGGTGACCGTCGTGAAGAGCAAGGACGGTGCCGCTGTCGGCCGCACCTTCAAGGTCCTCGACCCGGGCGAGACCGGCGCGCTGTCCGTCGTGCGGACGACGTGGATGCGGATCGACAAGGTCGGAGGTGCCGCGTGA
- a CDS encoding IS66 family transposase: MGLEALARDELVAALVMALGRIEELTARVAELQDRLNRDSSNSSQPPSSDGPYRKPPPKASAMRRKSGRKPGKQHGDPGTTRHQVADPDEVIECPPPECRDCGMDLADAPVFGVSKRQVFEVAPPPPPKVTEYRVISKTCPCCGTVTAGPTPPGASGRVQWGPGVKARAVLTVMAHHVPFGRAKRLLRDLAGINCATGWLVNVRRQAAAALEPFMARIQQILHTARLLHVDETTARAAGKLAYLHVACNDRYTAMHIGGRGIADIDAGKILDGFAGILVRDGYGGYTHLVDAVHVWCGAHTLRDLKAVHDADPEHQQGTEAMANTLVLALKATHDARRAGRDTLSEQDLREIRCRYAGAIAAMRSDNTLGGTPLQQRGLTLANRFDKHHDMILAFIYDLTIPFTNNPAELEVRGAKVRQRVSGCWRTLAGLADYAVIWSYLSTAAKHGIDHLDALTQLFTDGPWLPPVPGTP; this comes from the coding sequence ATGGGGCTGGAGGCACTGGCCCGCGACGAGTTGGTCGCCGCGCTGGTCATGGCCCTGGGCCGGATCGAGGAGTTGACTGCTCGCGTGGCCGAACTCCAGGACCGGTTGAACCGGGACTCCTCGAACTCCTCGCAGCCACCGTCCTCGGACGGCCCGTACCGCAAGCCGCCGCCGAAGGCGTCGGCGATGCGCAGGAAATCCGGGCGCAAGCCGGGCAAGCAGCACGGCGATCCTGGGACCACCCGCCACCAGGTCGCCGATCCGGACGAGGTGATCGAGTGCCCGCCGCCGGAATGCCGCGACTGCGGGATGGACCTGGCTGACGCCCCAGTATTCGGAGTGTCCAAGCGGCAGGTGTTCGAGGTGGCTCCGCCCCCTCCGCCGAAGGTCACCGAGTATCGGGTGATCTCCAAGACCTGCCCGTGCTGCGGCACGGTCACCGCCGGGCCGACACCGCCGGGCGCGAGCGGCCGCGTGCAGTGGGGTCCGGGAGTGAAGGCCAGGGCGGTGCTGACCGTGATGGCCCATCACGTGCCCTTCGGTCGCGCCAAGCGGCTGCTGCGGGACCTGGCCGGCATCAACTGCGCAACCGGCTGGCTCGTCAACGTTCGCCGTCAGGCCGCCGCCGCACTGGAGCCCTTCATGGCTCGCATCCAGCAGATCCTGCACACGGCCCGGCTCCTGCACGTAGACGAGACCACCGCGCGGGCCGCCGGGAAACTCGCCTACCTGCACGTAGCCTGCAACGACAGGTACACCGCGATGCACATCGGCGGCCGCGGCATCGCCGACATCGATGCAGGGAAGATCCTCGACGGCTTCGCCGGGATCCTGGTCCGCGACGGCTACGGCGGCTACACCCACCTCGTCGACGCCGTCCACGTCTGGTGCGGAGCACACACGCTCCGGGACCTCAAGGCCGTCCACGACGCAGACCCCGAACACCAGCAGGGCACCGAAGCGATGGCCAACACCCTGGTCCTCGCCCTGAAGGCCACCCACGACGCCCGCCGGGCCGGCCGTGACACGCTCTCGGAGCAGGATCTCCGTGAGATCCGCTGCCGCTATGCGGGCGCGATCGCGGCGATGCGATCGGACAACACCCTGGGCGGGACCCCGCTCCAGCAACGGGGCCTGACCCTGGCCAACCGATTCGACAAGCACCACGACATGATCCTGGCCTTCATCTACGACCTAACGATCCCCTTCACGAACAATCCAGCCGAGTTGGAAGTGCGAGGAGCGAAGGTCCGCCAGCGCGTCTCAGGATGCTGGCGAACCCTGGCCGGACTCGCCGACTACGCCGTCATCTGGTCCTACCTGTCCACCGCCGCGAAACACGGCATCGACCACCTCGACGCCCTCACCCAGCTCTTCACCGACGGCCCATGGCTGCCACCCGTTCCCGGCACGCCCTGA